One part of the Pandoraea faecigallinarum genome encodes these proteins:
- a CDS encoding NAD(P)-dependent oxidoreductase: MGYPMAGHLQRAGHAVTVYNRTAAKARQWAAEYGGSSAATPAEAVRGADIVAACVGNDDDLRSVVLGEQGAFAGMKADAVFVDHTTASADVARELYAVAREKGLHFVDAPVSGGEAGARNGVLTIMCGGDAPAFDRVCATLGAYGRAVTRIGEAGAGQLAKMVNQICIAGLVQGLSEAINFGQLAGLDMPLVLDVINKGAAASWQMDNRGQTMIDGKFDYGFAVDWMRKDLGLCLAEAQRNGVSLPVTALVDQFYGDVQALGGSRWDTSSLIHRLRVLSGKA, encoded by the coding sequence ATGGGTTACCCGATGGCGGGTCACCTGCAACGCGCCGGTCACGCGGTGACCGTCTATAACCGTACGGCAGCCAAGGCACGGCAATGGGCGGCGGAATATGGCGGCTCAAGCGCCGCAACGCCTGCCGAAGCCGTGCGCGGTGCGGACATTGTTGCCGCCTGCGTGGGTAACGATGACGACCTGCGCAGTGTCGTGCTGGGCGAACAGGGCGCGTTCGCCGGCATGAAGGCCGACGCCGTTTTCGTCGACCACACCACGGCCTCCGCCGACGTCGCACGCGAGCTGTACGCCGTCGCCCGTGAGAAGGGACTGCATTTCGTCGATGCGCCTGTCTCGGGCGGCGAAGCGGGCGCCAGGAACGGGGTGCTGACGATCATGTGCGGCGGCGATGCCCCGGCGTTCGATCGTGTCTGCGCGACACTCGGCGCCTACGGCCGTGCCGTCACCCGCATCGGCGAGGCCGGCGCGGGCCAGTTGGCCAAGATGGTCAACCAGATCTGCATCGCGGGTCTCGTGCAGGGACTCTCCGAGGCCATCAACTTCGGCCAGCTTGCCGGGCTCGACATGCCGCTCGTGCTCGACGTCATCAACAAGGGCGCGGCGGCCAGCTGGCAGATGGACAATCGCGGTCAGACGATGATCGACGGGAAGTTCGACTATGGCTTTGCCGTGGACTGGATGCGCAAGGATCTGGGCCTGTGTCTGGCCGAAGCGCAGCGCAATGGCGTGTCGCTGCCGGTGACGGCGCTCGTCGACCAGTTCTACGGCGACGTTCAGGCGCTGGGCGGTTCGCGTTGGGATACGTCCAGCCTGATCCACCGGTTGCGCGTGCTGTCGGGCAAGGCGTAA
- a CDS encoding IclR family transcriptional regulator, producing MSNQSNAAAVRAFRILEILSAAGAPMTLAEIVAAIGLPKQTVHRILKQLEAAWLVTREAGSRHYEPSSRVRAMAVNALMHVGPAAARHAILQQLVDKLGETCNLSMLSGDDLVYLDRVETDWSRQLKLSPGSRVPLHCTASGKLLLAFLPRARREKLIAHLPLRPRAENTITDLEDLREELVETRKRRVGTNNEEHVPGMIAVAVPVMLDRNRACAAIAVQASARHCTLEKLTTFLPELRHAAETMAATFNE from the coding sequence ATGAGCAATCAGTCGAACGCCGCGGCCGTCCGCGCATTTCGCATCCTGGAAATTCTCAGCGCCGCCGGCGCGCCGATGACCCTCGCGGAAATCGTCGCCGCCATTGGTCTGCCCAAGCAGACGGTGCATCGCATTCTCAAGCAGCTCGAAGCGGCATGGCTCGTCACGCGCGAGGCCGGCAGCCGGCACTATGAGCCGTCGTCGAGAGTGCGGGCAATGGCCGTCAATGCGTTGATGCACGTGGGCCCGGCAGCGGCGCGTCACGCCATCCTCCAGCAACTGGTCGACAAACTGGGCGAGACCTGCAACCTGTCGATGCTCTCGGGCGACGACCTCGTGTATCTCGACCGGGTGGAAACCGACTGGTCGCGCCAGCTCAAGCTGTCGCCCGGCTCGCGCGTTCCGCTGCATTGCACGGCAAGCGGCAAGCTGCTGCTCGCCTTCCTGCCGAGGGCGCGGCGCGAGAAGCTGATCGCGCATCTGCCGTTGCGTCCCCGTGCGGAGAACACCATTACCGACCTGGAGGATTTGCGCGAGGAACTGGTCGAGACACGCAAGCGCCGGGTCGGGACCAACAACGAAGAGCATGTCCCCGGCATGATCGCGGTCGCGGTGCCGGTCATGCTCGACCGCAATCGGGCGTGCGCCGCCATCGCGGTGCAGGCGAGCGCGCGGCACTGCACGCTCGAAAAGCTCACGACATTCCTGCCGGAACTTCGGCACGCCGCCGAGACGATGGCGGCGACGTTCAATGAGTGA
- a CDS encoding SRPBCC family protein has product MSNSIRLPVRERAPMKRAFLFLLGAVAIVALLSLLPLPFERTTHVVSVVTLRAPPQAVYDYATTPANWPKWHPASLAVQGMTDHPLKVGEEVAEEFRLAGRHGILHWKVAEAKPPYEWRIEGEVNRRPSGEVRYKLTPDGTGTRFERDFMYRTPNLLFLILDPLFIGPRVRAESAQGAKQLQQVFEALAPAPAVSAPAAAEMPGTASAASSAQGR; this is encoded by the coding sequence ATGTCGAACTCGATTCGCCTGCCGGTGCGTGAGCGCGCACCGATGAAGCGCGCCTTCCTGTTCCTGCTCGGGGCAGTGGCCATCGTCGCCCTGCTCTCGCTGTTGCCCCTGCCGTTCGAGCGCACGACCCACGTGGTGAGCGTGGTGACGCTACGGGCGCCGCCGCAGGCCGTCTACGACTACGCCACCACACCGGCGAACTGGCCGAAGTGGCACCCGGCCTCGCTCGCGGTGCAGGGCATGACCGATCATCCGCTAAAGGTCGGGGAGGAAGTCGCCGAAGAGTTCCGGCTCGCTGGCCGTCACGGCATTCTGCACTGGAAGGTCGCGGAGGCGAAGCCGCCGTACGAATGGCGCATCGAAGGGGAAGTCAACCGCCGGCCGTCGGGCGAGGTGCGCTACAAGCTCACCCCGGACGGCACCGGCACGCGCTTCGAGCGCGACTTCATGTACCGTACGCCCAACCTGCTTTTCCTGATCCTCGACCCGCTCTTCATCGGGCCGCGCGTGCGTGCGGAATCGGCGCAGGGCGCAAAGCAGCTCCAGCAGGTGTTCGAAGCGCTGGCGCCGGCGCCGGCCGTGTCCGCGCCGGCTGCCGCGGAAATGCCCGGCACGGCCAGCGCCGCGAGCAGCGCTCAGGGGCGGTAG
- a CDS encoding glycine cleavage system protein R, with product MTTSLILNVIGPDRPGLVNAIADRATAAGANWLESRLANLAGQFAGIIHLQVSDDRAEALTHAMHGLQTQGLQISVTRAQSAAADPAARTLELDLVGQDHPGIVKEISHVLFSRGISIDELATECVEGSMSGGTLFRATARLRVPASVSTESLREVLESLADDLMVDVELDSPAGA from the coding sequence ATGACGACGTCCCTGATTCTCAACGTGATTGGCCCGGATCGCCCGGGGCTGGTCAATGCGATTGCCGATCGCGCTACCGCTGCCGGCGCCAACTGGCTGGAGAGCCGTCTCGCCAATCTTGCCGGCCAGTTCGCCGGCATCATCCATCTGCAAGTCTCCGACGACCGGGCCGAAGCGCTCACGCATGCCATGCACGGGCTGCAGACGCAGGGCCTGCAAATCTCCGTCACCCGCGCGCAGAGCGCCGCCGCCGATCCCGCCGCCCGCACGCTCGAACTCGATCTCGTGGGACAGGACCACCCCGGCATCGTCAAGGAAATCTCGCACGTGCTCTTTTCTCGCGGCATTTCCATCGACGAGCTGGCGACCGAATGTGTCGAAGGCTCCATGTCGGGCGGCACGCTCTTTCGCGCGACGGCACGGCTGCGCGTGCCTGCGAGCGTGAGCACCGAGTCACTGCGAGAAGTCCTGGAAAGCCTTGCCGACGATCTGATGGTCGATGTCGAACTCGATTCGCCTGCCGGTGCGTGA
- a CDS encoding phosphoribosyltransferase: MPPPAASFLDRAAAGNALAEVLAAHELLARCAPPLVLAIPRGGVPVAMPIARQLNGTLDVLLAHKLRAPHHAELAVGAVDEFGGIFLADHALSLGATGTYLSHETARQRALIQQRRQAYTPGRGAPHVAGRPVVVVDDGIATGATMTAALRAMRRLGATPLVACAPVGAREAIGRLSELADAVVCLETPQPFYAVSVAYSDFAETDDTTVIALLAMAADRP; the protein is encoded by the coding sequence ATGCCACCACCCGCTGCGTCATTTCTCGACCGTGCCGCCGCAGGCAATGCGCTGGCCGAAGTCCTCGCCGCGCATGAACTGCTCGCTCGCTGTGCGCCGCCGCTGGTGCTTGCCATCCCGCGCGGCGGGGTGCCCGTGGCCATGCCCATCGCCCGTCAGCTGAACGGCACGCTCGATGTCCTGCTCGCGCACAAGCTGCGCGCGCCGCATCATGCGGAACTCGCCGTCGGGGCGGTCGACGAGTTCGGCGGGATCTTCCTTGCGGATCACGCGCTGTCGCTCGGCGCGACCGGCACCTATCTCTCTCATGAAACCGCCCGGCAGCGCGCACTGATTCAACAGCGACGTCAGGCTTACACCCCGGGGCGAGGCGCGCCCCACGTCGCGGGACGTCCGGTCGTGGTGGTCGACGACGGCATCGCCACAGGTGCGACCATGACAGCGGCGCTGCGGGCGATGCGGCGCCTGGGCGCGACACCGCTGGTCGCTTGTGCACCGGTGGGCGCGCGTGAGGCCATCGGACGCCTGAGCGAACTGGCAGACGCCGTGGTCTGTCTGGAAACGCCGCAACCGTTCTACGCCGTAAGCGTGGCCTATAGCGATTTCGCAGAGACCGACGACACCACCGTGATCGCCTTGCTCGCCATGGCCGCGGACCGGCCGTGA
- a CDS encoding sulfite exporter TauE/SafE family protein — MTVDPSLPLIPLIAGACVAGFVQGLSGFAFSLVALSFWAWSLPPTLAGPLAAFCSLIGQVLGLRAARRAVPLGRLAPFVLCGLVGVPVGVWILRYLDPVWFRAGIGAILVVYCTILLLAARLPRIHHGGRAADGVVGFVGGVMGGIGGLVGVVPTLWCTLRGWDKDMQRAVMQIFFIVMHTLTITLYAVHGVITTQTLHVFAIAVPSMILPTLAGAWAYRFLSDHAFRRMVLALLACSGVTLLVGTVPELLAR; from the coding sequence ATGACCGTCGATCCTTCGCTTCCTCTCATCCCGCTCATTGCCGGCGCGTGCGTCGCCGGCTTCGTCCAAGGCCTGTCCGGCTTCGCTTTCAGTCTGGTCGCCCTCTCCTTCTGGGCGTGGTCGCTGCCGCCGACGCTCGCCGGCCCGCTTGCCGCCTTCTGCTCGCTCATCGGTCAGGTGCTGGGCTTGCGGGCGGCGCGTCGTGCCGTGCCGCTCGGCCGCCTCGCGCCGTTCGTGCTCTGCGGGCTGGTGGGCGTGCCCGTCGGCGTGTGGATTCTGCGTTACCTCGACCCGGTGTGGTTCCGCGCGGGTATCGGAGCGATCCTCGTCGTCTACTGCACGATCCTGCTGCTCGCGGCGAGACTGCCACGGATACACCATGGCGGACGCGCGGCCGACGGTGTGGTCGGCTTCGTCGGCGGGGTGATGGGCGGTATCGGCGGGCTCGTGGGTGTCGTGCCGACCCTGTGGTGCACGCTGCGGGGCTGGGACAAGGACATGCAGCGCGCTGTCATGCAGATCTTCTTCATCGTCATGCACACGCTCACCATCACGCTGTACGCCGTGCACGGCGTCATCACCACGCAGACGCTGCATGTGTTCGCCATCGCCGTGCCTTCGATGATCCTGCCCACACTCGCAGGCGCGTGGGCCTATCGGTTTCTCTCCGATCATGCGTTCCGCCGCATGGTGCTCGCGCTCCTGGCCTGCTCCGGGGTGACGCTGCTCGTCGGCACGGTGCCGGAACTGCTCGCACGCTGA
- a CDS encoding phosphatase PAP2 family protein: MTELSPNATPASSAGTPGATPGVRIALWSAMGCVVLALVCIAWIDRPVVDFAHAHTQGTPWIQHVAELPAPLFILAWPAFLIVGAVWLLRRTLPAWAITLWLAAGAVGVGSLAKQALKFVFGRTWPATWIHENPSYLRDGVFTFKFFGGGNAAYASFPSGHLTVMLAFTTVLALRHRRLRVPCAIAIALTAFGQLASAYHWTSDALAGAALGIAIGSAFVAAWRWWQSNRAA, from the coding sequence ATGACCGAACTGTCTCCGAACGCCACGCCGGCGTCCTCTGCCGGCACCCCGGGCGCCACACCCGGCGTACGCATCGCCCTGTGGAGTGCGATGGGCTGCGTGGTGCTCGCGCTCGTGTGCATTGCGTGGATCGACCGGCCGGTGGTGGACTTCGCGCACGCGCACACGCAAGGCACGCCATGGATTCAGCACGTTGCCGAGCTGCCGGCGCCGCTGTTCATACTGGCCTGGCCGGCATTTCTGATCGTCGGCGCCGTGTGGCTGCTGCGCCGCACACTGCCGGCATGGGCCATCACGTTATGGCTGGCTGCCGGGGCGGTTGGCGTCGGCAGTCTGGCCAAGCAGGCGCTGAAATTCGTCTTCGGACGGACCTGGCCCGCCACCTGGATTCATGAAAACCCGTCGTATCTGCGCGACGGCGTATTTACGTTCAAGTTCTTCGGCGGCGGCAACGCCGCCTATGCGTCCTTCCCGTCGGGCCACCTCACGGTAATGCTTGCCTTCACGACCGTGTTGGCGCTGCGTCATCGCCGGCTTCGGGTGCCCTGTGCCATTGCCATTGCGTTGACGGCCTTCGGCCAGCTCGCGTCCGCCTATCACTGGACGAGCGATGCGCTGGCGGGTGCTGCGCTGGGCATCGCCATCGGTTCGGCGTTCGTGGCGGCATGGCGGTGGTGGCAGTCGAATCGCGCGGCGTAG
- a CDS encoding restriction endonuclease, producing the protein MNRGFESIIDRLAREFWRAAHTREEQHAQSQARSLPEVRALEQAQRAWEDAPAGDAAASERLHLAWRQAEAAAQGARAKLEVARLERLLADGLARDLRIPPADLRARNTPPVLDTRHLPKILPKPEWETFAPEKPGRLALAMPGASGRYEQALAKARSEFVHAEREYEASKIRRTQGSMILQIAQQKATEAARAESARHNAAVADFEGALLRGEAAAVTGYARIVLSRSPYPAAFEQTLAAHYVENHKLLAIGYDVPTLDAAVPTALEYHYNAAQAAVQAVPAGDAMRAQVYANALRQIVLRSLHELFAADPLRHVNAIVFNAYASDGSARVCLASVHVSRADFAALVLSEGDAATHLAALGARVSSRPGALEAVAPVAGVDMTQVVTDADVAVDRRFNLMTLSDKDFTQVMFHLLRSHGFEGPPLLPGEQEGMLTCRAWDPHPIFGGDVVVHIFRVMDRAARLELSAARAVLAQMQQIGAARGMLITTGEFDDGVEEFARDRRIELLSGHHLVFLLKENAGVDASVVVPETTDTAAVML; encoded by the coding sequence GTGAACCGGGGATTCGAAAGCATCATCGATCGGCTGGCGCGCGAGTTCTGGCGCGCCGCGCACACGCGCGAGGAGCAACACGCGCAATCGCAGGCGCGCTCGTTGCCGGAAGTCCGGGCGCTGGAGCAGGCGCAACGTGCATGGGAGGACGCCCCGGCGGGCGACGCCGCCGCGAGCGAGCGCCTGCATCTGGCGTGGCGGCAGGCGGAGGCGGCGGCACAAGGCGCGCGGGCCAAACTGGAGGTGGCGCGCCTGGAGCGATTGCTGGCCGACGGCCTTGCCCGCGATCTGCGCATCCCGCCGGCGGACCTGCGCGCTCGCAACACGCCGCCGGTGCTCGACACCCGCCATCTTCCGAAGATTCTGCCCAAGCCCGAGTGGGAAACCTTTGCGCCGGAAAAGCCCGGACGGCTGGCGCTCGCCATGCCGGGGGCGTCCGGACGCTACGAGCAGGCGCTCGCCAAGGCGCGCAGCGAGTTCGTGCATGCCGAGCGCGAGTACGAGGCCTCGAAGATCCGCCGCACGCAAGGGTCGATGATTCTTCAGATCGCGCAGCAAAAGGCGACGGAGGCCGCGCGTGCCGAAAGTGCGCGTCATAACGCAGCGGTAGCCGACTTCGAGGGCGCATTGCTGCGTGGCGAAGCGGCGGCCGTGACCGGCTACGCGCGTATCGTCCTCAGCCGCAGTCCGTATCCGGCTGCGTTCGAGCAAACGCTTGCGGCGCACTACGTCGAAAATCACAAGCTGCTCGCGATCGGCTACGACGTTCCCACGCTCGACGCCGCCGTTCCCACCGCGCTCGAATACCACTACAACGCTGCGCAGGCGGCGGTGCAGGCCGTGCCCGCGGGCGACGCGATGCGTGCGCAGGTCTATGCCAACGCCCTTCGCCAGATCGTGCTGCGCTCGCTTCACGAGTTGTTCGCTGCGGACCCGCTGCGTCACGTGAATGCCATCGTCTTCAACGCGTATGCCAGCGATGGCAGTGCGCGTGTGTGTCTGGCAAGCGTGCACGTGTCGCGCGCCGATTTCGCGGCGCTCGTGCTGAGCGAAGGCGATGCCGCAACGCATCTGGCGGCGCTGGGCGCGCGAGTGTCCTCACGCCCCGGCGCGCTGGAGGCGGTCGCCCCGGTCGCGGGTGTGGACATGACGCAGGTCGTCACGGACGCCGACGTCGCCGTGGATCGCCGTTTCAACCTGATGACGCTCAGCGACAAGGACTTCACGCAGGTGATGTTCCACCTGCTGCGCTCGCATGGGTTTGAAGGGCCGCCGCTATTGCCGGGCGAGCAGGAGGGCATGCTCACGTGCCGCGCGTGGGACCCGCACCCCATTTTCGGGGGCGACGTCGTCGTTCACATTTTCCGTGTGATGGACCGCGCCGCCCGGCTCGAACTGTCGGCAGCCCGCGCGGTGCTCGCGCAGATGCAGCAGATCGGCGCCGCACGCGGCATGCTGATTACGACCGGCGAATTCGACGATGGGGTGGAGGAGTTTGCGCGCGATCGCCGGATCGAACTGCTTTCCGGGCATCATCTCGTGTTCCTGCTCAAGGAAAACGCCGGGGTCGACGCCAGCGTCGTCGTGCCGGAAACGACGGATACGGCCGCTGTCATGTTGTGA
- a CDS encoding DUF2501 domain-containing protein, with product MSRRMECKACTASSAEAAELAQARFKGWGRLRAARVANVATLAGVALLLAVLVPIPAHAQLDLLKNAVGGGNAGGGDSGGLAGGLGGLASSGSLTSLTSITSSSIGNTTGVLQFCIKNNYLGSNNLSSATDVKDKLLGKIGTQSGTAAASPGYLDGVKGLLSSPDGKTVDLNGGGVKEQLTRKVCDKVLEQARSFL from the coding sequence ATGTCCCGACGCATGGAATGCAAGGCCTGCACGGCAAGTTCGGCCGAGGCAGCGGAACTGGCGCAAGCACGCTTCAAGGGATGGGGGAGGCTGCGCGCGGCAAGGGTTGCGAACGTCGCGACGCTCGCAGGTGTCGCGCTGCTGCTCGCGGTCTTGGTGCCGATACCGGCGCACGCGCAACTCGATCTGCTCAAGAACGCTGTGGGTGGCGGCAACGCGGGCGGCGGCGATTCCGGGGGGCTGGCCGGCGGTCTTGGCGGGCTTGCCTCGTCGGGCTCGCTTACGTCGCTTACGTCGATTACGTCGAGCAGTATCGGCAACACGACAGGGGTGCTCCAGTTCTGCATCAAGAACAATTATCTGGGTAGCAACAACCTCAGTTCGGCGACCGACGTCAAGGACAAGCTGCTCGGCAAGATCGGTACGCAGTCCGGCACGGCCGCCGCAAGTCCCGGCTATCTCGATGGCGTGAAGGGGCTGCTTTCGTCGCCGGACGGCAAGACCGTCGACCTCAATGGCGGTGGCGTCAAGGAACAACTCACGCGCAAGGTCTGCGACAAGGTACTCGAACAGGCCAGGTCGTTTCTCTGA
- a CDS encoding FMN-binding negative transcriptional regulator, whose translation MYQPAAFTENRPEVLHDLIRSHPLGLLVSAGSQGLIADAIPFLVYAGEGEFGTLRGHLARANPHGEALRDVDDCLIAFTGPQGYITPSWYVAKAEHGKVVPTWNYAAVHVWGKPRVIDDAAWLRRLVGDLTQSQEQGRAAPWAVEDAPEDYVNGMLRAIVGVEIPIRRIEGKFKMSQNRPMPDRVGVVDGLRAQGPQSEALAALVARRGDVPAA comes from the coding sequence ATGTATCAGCCCGCCGCCTTCACAGAGAATCGCCCCGAGGTTCTGCACGATCTGATTCGCTCGCATCCGCTCGGTCTGCTGGTGAGCGCAGGCTCACAAGGGCTGATCGCCGACGCCATTCCGTTTCTGGTGTACGCCGGCGAAGGCGAGTTCGGTACGCTGCGCGGACATCTGGCGCGCGCCAATCCGCATGGCGAGGCGTTACGTGACGTCGACGATTGTCTGATCGCCTTCACCGGGCCGCAGGGGTACATCACACCGTCGTGGTACGTCGCCAAGGCCGAGCACGGCAAGGTGGTGCCCACCTGGAACTATGCTGCGGTGCACGTGTGGGGTAAGCCGCGCGTGATCGACGACGCTGCATGGTTGCGCCGGCTCGTCGGCGATCTCACACAATCGCAGGAGCAGGGGCGCGCCGCACCGTGGGCCGTCGAGGACGCCCCGGAAGACTACGTGAACGGCATGCTTCGCGCCATTGTCGGTGTGGAGATTCCGATTCGACGCATCGAAGGCAAATTCAAGATGTCGCAGAACCGGCCGATGCCCGATCGCGTCGGTGTCGTGGACGGTCTGCGTGCGCAAGGACCGCAAAGCGAGGCGCTGGCGGCGCTCGTCGCCCGGCGAGGCGACGTCCCGGCAGCATGA
- a CDS encoding DNA/RNA non-specific endonuclease, protein MKQSRWTVTAGRASRMRAMAGQLAISLSFSFSASTAPGVATLSTASLATVVAVAAWPGGTFAAPTACGNHYWAGTAPDITNSAMTRAAREVCFGAFGVMHSGVTRTPLWSAEHLTRAGLSDARQISRVNNFHAESRLPPGERAELRDYVRSGYDRGHMAPSADMPDAQAQSESFSLSNMVPQNSENNRYLWAGIESSVRKLAQDRGELFVISGPLFKGKTITQVGNRVMVPTQLFKVVYDPKRKQAGAYLVANEATGDYSVVSVAELETLAGIDFFPGMPASVKQTAMSLPRPKAAGGGSKRKRDQEVPTYREVQTVLEFLRTIIR, encoded by the coding sequence ATGAAGCAGTCTCGTTGGACGGTCACCGCAGGGCGCGCAAGCCGCATGCGCGCGATGGCCGGGCAGTTGGCAATTTCCCTTTCCTTTTCTTTTTCCGCTTCCACTGCGCCCGGTGTCGCGACGCTCTCCACCGCCTCGCTAGCCACGGTCGTCGCCGTCGCTGCATGGCCGGGGGGGACGTTCGCGGCCCCCACCGCGTGCGGCAATCACTACTGGGCCGGTACGGCCCCCGATATCACCAATAGCGCCATGACGCGCGCCGCGCGCGAGGTGTGCTTCGGCGCATTCGGTGTCATGCACTCAGGGGTTACGCGCACCCCGCTGTGGTCCGCCGAGCACCTGACTCGTGCCGGGTTGAGCGACGCCCGCCAGATCTCGCGGGTGAACAACTTCCACGCGGAATCCCGGCTGCCGCCGGGCGAGCGCGCCGAGTTGCGCGACTACGTACGCTCCGGGTACGACCGCGGCCACATGGCGCCGTCGGCGGACATGCCGGATGCGCAAGCGCAGTCCGAGAGTTTTTCGCTGTCGAACATGGTGCCGCAGAACAGCGAGAACAACCGCTATCTGTGGGCGGGCATCGAGTCGAGCGTGCGCAAGCTCGCACAGGACCGTGGCGAACTTTTCGTGATTTCGGGCCCGCTTTTCAAGGGGAAAACGATCACGCAGGTCGGTAACCGGGTGATGGTGCCCACGCAGCTCTTCAAGGTCGTCTACGATCCAAAGCGCAAACAGGCGGGCGCCTACCTTGTGGCGAACGAAGCGACCGGCGACTATTCCGTGGTAAGCGTGGCCGAACTCGAGACGCTGGCCGGGATCGATTTCTTCCCCGGCATGCCCGCGAGCGTGAAGCAAACGGCAATGTCGCTGCCCCGCCCCAAAGCCGCCGGTGGCGGCAGCAAGCGCAAGCGCGATCAGGAAGTGCCGACGTATCGAGAAGTCCAGACGGTGCTCGAATTCTTGCGTACGATCATCCGCTGA
- a CDS encoding M20 family metallopeptidase — MNDTVTSTQPSLDTAALREFVERKWNDEILHALTDYIAVPAKSPGFDADWARNGYIDRVVRDAAQWAERQPVKGLRLEVIRLEGRTPVIFFEAPATRSGSTETIVLYGHLDKQPEFDGWRKDLGPWTPRFEDGKLYGRGGADDGYAIYSSVTALAALDAQGVERPRCVGLIETCEESGSYDLLPYVDALRDRLGRVSLVVCLDSGAGNYDQLWLTTSLRGLISGSLEVQVLDEGIHSGGYGGIAPSSFRIMRQLFERLEDAGSGNVLPKGFHSPIPLQRLKEAEATAQILGDDVWKKMPWACGQDGLSVLPTTTDPKEALLNSTWRPSLSVTGAAGLPALADAGNVLRPRTAFKLSLRLPPLVDAAQAVQELKALLEVDPPYNAKVTFKSDVGAASGWNAPDVAPWLTSALNTASQRHYGADVAYIGQGGTIPLMNTLQAGFPTAQFMVCGVLGPKSNAHGPNEFLHVPYAKKLTAAVAEVIALAP, encoded by the coding sequence ATGAACGACACCGTCACTTCGACTCAGCCGTCGCTCGACACGGCGGCATTGCGTGAATTCGTCGAACGCAAGTGGAACGACGAAATCCTGCATGCTCTGACCGATTACATTGCCGTGCCCGCCAAGAGTCCCGGCTTCGATGCCGACTGGGCCCGCAACGGCTACATCGATCGTGTGGTGCGCGACGCGGCACAGTGGGCCGAGCGTCAGCCGGTGAAGGGGCTCAGGCTCGAAGTGATTCGTCTCGAAGGCCGCACACCGGTCATCTTCTTCGAAGCACCGGCCACCCGCTCGGGCAGCACGGAGACGATCGTGCTCTACGGCCACCTCGACAAGCAGCCGGAATTCGACGGCTGGCGCAAGGACCTCGGTCCGTGGACGCCCAGGTTCGAGGACGGCAAGCTCTACGGACGTGGTGGCGCCGACGATGGTTACGCCATCTATTCGAGCGTGACGGCGCTCGCCGCGCTCGATGCGCAGGGCGTGGAGCGTCCTCGCTGTGTCGGGCTCATCGAAACTTGCGAGGAGTCGGGCAGCTACGATCTATTGCCGTACGTCGACGCGCTGCGAGACCGGCTCGGTCGCGTGAGCCTCGTCGTCTGTCTCGATTCGGGAGCGGGCAATTACGATCAACTCTGGCTGACCACGTCGCTGCGCGGTCTGATCTCCGGCAGCCTCGAAGTGCAGGTGCTCGACGAGGGCATTCACTCGGGCGGCTACGGCGGTATTGCGCCGTCGAGTTTTCGCATCATGCGTCAGTTGTTCGAGCGTCTGGAAGATGCGGGCAGCGGCAACGTGCTGCCGAAGGGCTTCCACAGCCCGATTCCGTTGCAGCGGCTGAAGGAAGCGGAAGCCACGGCGCAGATTCTCGGCGACGACGTCTGGAAGAAGATGCCCTGGGCATGCGGGCAGGACGGTCTGTCGGTGCTGCCGACCACGACCGATCCGAAGGAAGCATTGCTCAATTCGACGTGGCGTCCGTCGCTGTCGGTCACGGGAGCTGCCGGGCTGCCGGCGCTGGCCGACGCCGGCAACGTGCTGCGTCCGCGCACGGCGTTCAAGCTGTCGCTGCGCTTGCCGCCGCTCGTCGACGCCGCGCAGGCCGTGCAGGAACTCAAGGCGCTGCTCGAAGTCGACCCGCCGTACAACGCGAAGGTCACGTTCAAGTCCGATGTGGGGGCCGCGTCCGGCTGGAATGCGCCGGACGTCGCGCCGTGGCTCACGTCGGCGCTCAACACGGCTTCGCAACGGCACTACGGAGCGGATGTCGCGTACATCGGGCAGGGCGGTACGATTCCGCTGATGAATACCCTGCAAGCCGGATTCCCGACGGCGCAGTTCATGGTGTGCGGTGTGCTCGGCCCGAAGTCGAACGCCCACGGGCCGAACGAGTTCCTGCACGTGCCATACGCGAAGAAGCTGACCGCGGCCGTTGCCGAAGTCATTGCGCTTGCGCCGTAA